The DNA segment TACTACGAAACCGTGTCCGTCGAGCGGGTGCGCGATGGCCTCGCGGTTGTAGATGAGGTTTATCACGACCGGAGACGAGTATTTGATTCCCGATAGCTCCCGGGCCAGAACGGGGTCGAGTTCTTCGACCATGCCGCCTGCGGTGCAGGCCGGAGTGGCAATTATAACGCCGTCGCAGTCAATAATTTCATTATGTTCCGTTTTTATTTTCCATCCGTTATTTATTCTGGTTATTCCTGTTACGGCTGTGTTCAGATGTATGGATACGAGGTTCAGTTTAGAGGCCAGCTCCTCCGTTAAGGTTCGCATTCCGTTCTTCAGGGATATGAACCGGCTGTGCTCCGGTTTGCCGTTCGTATTCTTTCCGGACCCTTCCGATATCCGTTGTTTCCTCATCCCCAGTATTAAGCTTCTATACTTTTCTTCCATTTGAACGAGGTGGGGCATCGTAGCCAGAGTGCTCAGTGTTTCCGGCTTCCCGCCGTATATCCCTCCCAGCATCGGCTGCACAAAACGGTTAAGTGCCTCCCTGCCGAGTCTTCTCGTGATGAAGTCTGCCACGCTCTCATCCTCTACTGAGTTTCTTCTTGGGAGTAGCGTGTCGAGTGACATGCGGAGCTTGCCCCGCCATGTAAAAAGCGGGGAGGCAACAAAAGGCATCAGTCTTGTCGGGGCGAGCAGGAATCCATCGGGAACAGGTACGAGTCTCTTTCCTATTACCACGAATACGCGCCTCGCCTCGTCGTCCGATCCGATTATATCCTGCTCAAGCCCAATGCGCCTGCATAGATCGAGTGCCCAGGGTTTTGAAGCGACAAATGAGTCTGGCCCTTCCTCGATTAAAAGTCCCCCGGCCGACTTTGAGGAAATTACGC comes from the Deltaproteobacteria bacterium genome and includes:
- the hemG gene encoding protoporphyrinogen oxidase produces the protein MHSSIPSSSTNRAHSIFKRYKPGRIVVIGGGITGLSSAHRLQELGLKNDINPEVILLEGSGKLGGVISSKSAGGLLIEEGPDSFVASKPWALDLCRRIGLEQDIIGSDDEARRVFVVIGKRLVPVPDGFLLAPTRLMPFVASPLFTWRGKLRMSLDTLLPRRNSVEDESVADFITRRLGREALNRFVQPMLGGIYGGKPETLSTLATMPHLVQMEEKYRSLILGMRKQRISEGSGKNTNGKPEHSRFISLKNGMRTLTEELASKLNLVSIHLNTAVTGITRINNGWKIKTEHNEIIDCDGVIIATPACTAGGMVEELDPVLARELSGIKYSSPVVINLIYNREAIAHPLDGHGFVVPESEGLPIMACSFSSVKFGGRAPREKVILRCFISDAADQDIGGTDDSTIAEDAHNSLNEILGIRSRPVFEQIRRYERSMPQYEVGHLERISRINTGLSKYPGLMVAGNAYEGMGIPDCVRSGEKAAGELFDFIRRGKGAAS